The Henckelia pumila isolate YLH828 chromosome 2, ASM3356847v2, whole genome shotgun sequence genome includes a window with the following:
- the LOC140879102 gene encoding putative disease resistance protein At1g50180, with protein sequence MAEAVVSVALETLGNVLIQEATFLRGVKDQVKELQTEFGNLQSLLKDADRKQQDSETIRNWIKEIRRLAYRAEDVLEEYVVKAAGSGKGEPGFLNILKRFLCIANEMRTLHKIGSEIETIKSRITSRTKDMKEFGIEAIIRGDQEESTSDHENKRRFMRKTYPHEELQHFVGMEEDIENLVSLLVSDQEISRHPVIGVWGMGGSGKTSVANKVYKHVDVKRYFESFAWVCITQKCQMESVMQDIFRQLLPDHVGGANDINELVEQIHNVQMEKKCLIVVDDIWKLDDWKCLSKCFPNVGISHSKVLLTTRNKYIAEIGYPIQLKGITEDEAWKLLRMKAFAKIDFQGQ encoded by the coding sequence ATGGCCGAAGCTGTAGTCTCTGTGGCATTGGAAACGCTTGGAAATGTGTTGATACAAGAAGCAACATTTCTCAGAGGAGTGAAAGATCAAGTTAAGGAGCTTCAAACCGAGTTTGGAAACTTACAATCACTCTTAAAAGACGCAGATCGTAAACAACAAGATAGCGAAACGATTCGAAACTGGATCAAAGAGATCAGGCGTCTTGCATACAGAGCCGAGGATGTTCTTGAAGAATATGTGGTGAAAGCTGCTGGTTCTGGAAAAGGAGAGCCTGGATTTCTTAACATTCTGAAAAGATTCCTCTGTATTGCGAATGAAATGAGAACTTTACACAAGATTGGTTCTGAAATAGAAACAATCAAGTCAAGGATCACCAGCCGCACCAAAGACATGAAAGAGTTTGGCATAGAAGCCATAATCAGAGGTGATCAAGAGGAAAGTACTTCTGATCATGAGAACAAACGACGTTTCATGAGAAAAACATATCCTCACGAGGAGCTTCAACATTTCGTAGGGATGGAGGAAGACATCGAAAATCTTGTTTCTCTTCTAGTTTCTGATCAAGAAATTAGTCGCCATCCGGTTATCGGTGTATGGGGAATGGGCGGTTCCGGGAAAACCTCTGTTGCCAACAAGGTTTATAAGCACGTCGATGTCAAAAGATATTTCGAGTCATTTGCTTGGGTTTGCATAACCCAAAAATGCCAAATGGAATCTGTGATGCAAGATATCTTTCGACAGCTTCTTCCAGATCATGTTGGCGGAGCAAATGATATCAACGAGTTGGTGGAGCAAATTCATAACGTGCAAATGGAAAAGAAATGTCTGATTGTTGTGGATGATATCTGGAAACTCGATGATTGGAAATGTCTCAGCAAATGTTTCCCAAATGTTGGAATTAGTCACAGCAAAGTATTACTCACAACTCGGAATAAATACATAGCAGAAATTGGATATCCAATTCAACTAAAGGGTATCACAGAGGACGAAGCATGGAAGCTCCTTCGCATGAAAGCGTTTGCTAAGATTGATTTCCAAGGTCAGTAA